The Fusobacterium necrophorum subsp. necrophorum genome has a window encoding:
- a CDS encoding shikimate dehydrogenase, with product MKRYALLGKKLSHSYSKLVHEYIFQKFSWDASYSFWELEEKDIEKAIPLAKEKKLDGFNITVPYKECLLSQIDSIDEAARRIGAINTIVKENNKMIGYNTDCFGFQKMLEYFAIDVDAKKIVILGTGGASKAVAEALRLLGAASIQFVSRSPAGTQLSYDEYLEGDILINTTPVGMYPDKSGSPISKEVFSHFSTAIDLIYNPKETQFLSDAKSFGLFSINGLFMLVAQAIRSEEIWFHKRFDISLYHEVYSYLEGIIYENYGNSRS from the coding sequence ATGAAGAGATATGCACTACTGGGAAAAAAATTATCTCATTCCTATTCCAAACTTGTTCATGAATATATCTTTCAGAAATTTTCTTGGGATGCTTCCTATTCCTTTTGGGAATTGGAAGAAAAGGACATAGAAAAAGCAATTCCACTGGCAAAAGAGAAAAAGTTGGACGGTTTTAATATCACAGTTCCCTATAAAGAATGTCTACTTTCTCAGATTGATAGTATAGATGAAGCTGCAAGACGGATTGGAGCAATCAATACCATTGTAAAAGAAAATAATAAAATGATCGGCTATAACACCGATTGCTTCGGTTTTCAAAAAATGTTGGAGTACTTTGCCATAGATGTCGATGCAAAAAAAATTGTCATTTTGGGAACCGGAGGAGCCTCCAAAGCTGTTGCGGAAGCTCTTCGACTTTTAGGAGCGGCATCCATTCAATTTGTGAGTCGTTCTCCGGCGGGAACACAACTTTCTTATGACGAATATCTGGAAGGAGATATTCTTATCAATACGACTCCGGTGGGAATGTATCCCGATAAGAGCGGAAGTCCTATTTCCAAAGAGGTCTTTTCTCATTTTAGTACTGCCATCGATCTCATTTATAATCCAAAGGAAACACAATTTTTATCGGATGCGAAGTCATTCGGACTTTTCTCAATCAATGGACTTTTTATGCTCGTAGCCCAGGCAATTCGCTCGGAAGAAATTTGGTTCCATAAAAGATTTGACATTTCTCTATATCATGAGGTATATTCATATTTGGAGGGGATAATCTATGAAAATTATGGTAATTCACGGTCCTAA
- a CDS encoding acetyl-CoA C-acetyltransferase yields MSKVYIAAAKRTAIGSFLGALSPLSASDLGAAVAKNILEETKIDPAKLDEVIMGNVLSAGQYQGVGRQTSVKAGIPYEVPGYAVNIICGSGLKSVILTYANIKAGVADLVLAGGTESMSGAGFVLPGQIRAGHKMADLTMKDHMICDALTDAFHKIHMGITAENVAEKYGITREEQDQFALSSQQKAIAAVDSGRFKDEIVPVTIKNKKGDIVVDTDEYPNRKTNLEKLAGLKPAFKKDGSVTAGNASGLNDGASIVLMASEEAVKEHNLTPLVEVVGVGTGGVDPLIMGMGPVPAIRKALKHANLSLKDIDLIELNEAFAAQSLGVIKELCSEHGLTKEWFDERTNVNGGAIALGHPVGASGNRILVTLIHEMKKRGSEYGLASLCIGGGMGTTVIVKNIK; encoded by the coding sequence ATGAGTAAGGTGTATATTGCAGCGGCAAAAAGAACAGCGATCGGGAGTTTTTTAGGAGCTCTTTCTCCTTTATCTGCAAGTGATTTAGGAGCAGCAGTCGCAAAGAATATTTTGGAAGAAACAAAAATCGATCCTGCAAAATTGGATGAAGTGATTATGGGGAACGTACTAAGTGCGGGACAATATCAAGGAGTGGGAAGACAAACTTCAGTCAAAGCAGGAATTCCTTATGAAGTTCCCGGATATGCAGTCAATATTATTTGCGGAAGTGGATTAAAATCTGTTATTTTGACTTATGCAAATATTAAAGCGGGAGTTGCGGATTTAGTATTGGCCGGAGGAACAGAATCTATGTCAGGTGCCGGATTTGTTTTACCTGGACAAATCAGAGCCGGACATAAAATGGCGGATTTAACAATGAAAGATCATATGATTTGTGATGCTTTGACAGACGCATTCCATAAAATCCACATGGGAATCACGGCAGAAAATGTTGCAGAAAAATATGGAATTACGAGAGAAGAACAAGATCAATTTGCTTTATCTTCTCAACAAAAAGCGATTGCAGCAGTAGACAGTGGAAGATTCAAAGATGAAATCGTTCCGGTAACTATTAAAAACAAAAAAGGAGATATCGTAGTAGACACTGACGAATATCCTAACAGAAAAACAAATTTAGAAAAATTAGCAGGATTGAAACCTGCCTTTAAGAAAGATGGAAGTGTCACTGCAGGAAATGCTTCCGGATTGAATGACGGAGCTTCTATCGTATTGATGGCTTCTGAAGAAGCAGTGAAAGAACATAACTTAACTCCGTTGGTGGAAGTAGTTGGAGTAGGTACCGGTGGAGTAGATCCATTGATTATGGGTATGGGACCGGTTCCGGCAATTCGAAAAGCTTTAAAACATGCAAATTTATCATTAAAAGATATTGACTTGATTGAATTGAATGAAGCATTTGCAGCTCAATCTCTAGGAGTTATCAAAGAATTATGCTCTGAACATGGTTTGACAAAAGAATGGTTTGATGAAAGAACCAACGTAAATGGAGGAGCTATTGCTTTAGGACATCCGGTTGGAGCATCCGGAAACAGAATTTTAGTTACTTTAATCCACGAAATGAAGAAGAGAGGTTCTGAATACGGATTGGCTTCTCTATGTATTGGTGGAGGAATGGGAACAACAGTTATTGTGAAAAATATCAAATAA
- a CDS encoding chorismate mutase, which produces MDTLEKYREQMNCIDQEMARLFLQRMKLSIQIGDYKKEKRLPIFQKEREDIVLEKVKQIASTTEEKKYMEDFFLYLMKLSKEVQK; this is translated from the coding sequence ATGGATACATTGGAAAAATATAGAGAACAAATGAATTGCATCGATCAGGAAATGGCAAGGCTTTTTTTACAAAGAATGAAACTTTCCATTCAAATTGGGGATTACAAAAAAGAAAAAAGGCTGCCTATCTTTCAAAAAGAACGAGAAGACATTGTCTTAGAGAAAGTAAAACAAATAGCGTCGACAACAGAGGAAAAAAAATATATGGAAGATTTTTTTCTCTATCTTATGAAACTGAGTAAAGAGGTACAAAAATGA
- the aroQ gene encoding type II 3-dehydroquinate dehydratase, which produces MKIMVIHGPNLNFLGIREKNIYGTEDYESLCHYITTSFPEDEITCLQSNSEGSLIDFIQKAHLENYDGIVINAGAYTHTSIALYDALRSISTVTVEVHISNIYAREAFRHHSYLAPACLGQISGFGKEGYIYAIQKIKIYLGGV; this is translated from the coding sequence ATGAAAATTATGGTAATTCACGGTCCTAATCTGAATTTTTTAGGAATTCGAGAAAAAAATATTTACGGAACGGAGGATTATGAAAGTTTATGTCATTATATTACGACTTCCTTTCCAGAGGATGAAATTACCTGTCTTCAATCAAATTCTGAAGGAAGCTTAATTGATTTCATCCAAAAAGCTCATTTAGAGAATTATGACGGTATTGTCATAAATGCAGGAGCCTATACTCACACCTCTATTGCTCTCTATGATGCTTTACGATCCATTTCAACGGTAACTGTGGAAGTCCATATTTCTAATATCTATGCGAGAGAGGCATTTCGCCATCATTCTTATCTGGCTCCCGCTTGTTTAGGACAAATTTCCGGTTTTGGAAAAGAGGGCTATATCTATGCGATTCAAAAAATTAAAATATATCTAGGAGGGGTTTAA
- a CDS encoding formate--tetrahydrofolate ligase — translation MKTDIQIAQETPMLHINEIAKKMGLSEDDIEQYGKYKAKVDLEVLKRHADKPNGKLILVTAITPTPAGEGKSTVTIGLTQALNKIGKLSSAAIREPSLGPIFGMKGGAAGGGYSQVIPMEDINLHFTGDMHAIGVAHNLISACIDNHINSGNQLGIDVTKITWKRVVDMNDRALRKVVIGLGGKANGIPRESSFQITVGSEIMAILCLSNNIKELKEKIGNIVFATSYNGSLLRVSDLHIEGAVAALLKDAIKPNLVQTLEHTPVFIHGGPFANIAHGCNSILATKMALKLTDYVVTEAGFASDLGAEKFIDIKCRMGGLTPNAVVLVATVRAIKHHGNGDLVKGMANLEKHLEIIQSYGLPAVVAINKFVTDTDEEIAYIETFCNERGAEVSLCEVWAKGGEGGMDLAEKVLRAIDKSSNEYKPFYDINLSIQEKIEKICKEIYGADGVTFSASAKKMLTLIEKEGYNHLPVCMSKTQKSISDNANLLGRPTGFKVSINELRLAVGAGFVICMAGDIIDMPGLPKKPAAEVITISDDGIIDGLF, via the coding sequence ATGAAAACGGATATTCAAATTGCACAAGAAACACCAATGTTACACATCAATGAGATTGCAAAAAAAATGGGTCTGAGTGAAGACGACATTGAACAATATGGAAAATACAAAGCGAAAGTAGATTTGGAAGTACTAAAACGTCATGCAGACAAGCCGAATGGAAAATTGATTTTGGTCACAGCCATCACTCCGACTCCGGCAGGAGAAGGAAAATCTACGGTTACCATCGGCTTGACACAAGCTTTAAATAAAATAGGAAAATTATCTTCCGCAGCAATTCGAGAACCATCTTTAGGTCCTATTTTCGGAATGAAGGGAGGAGCTGCCGGAGGAGGTTATTCTCAAGTGATTCCTATGGAAGATATCAACCTTCATTTTACCGGAGATATGCATGCAATCGGAGTTGCTCATAATCTAATCTCCGCTTGCATTGACAACCATATCAACTCGGGAAACCAATTGGGAATTGATGTGACTAAAATTACATGGAAACGTGTTGTGGATATGAACGACAGAGCTCTTCGAAAAGTGGTCATTGGACTTGGAGGAAAAGCCAACGGAATTCCTCGAGAAAGTTCTTTCCAAATTACCGTAGGATCCGAAATCATGGCAATTCTTTGTCTATCCAATAATATCAAAGAATTAAAAGAAAAAATTGGAAATATCGTTTTTGCAACTTCTTACAACGGAAGCCTGTTACGAGTTTCCGATTTACATATTGAAGGAGCGGTTGCCGCACTATTGAAAGATGCTATCAAGCCTAACTTGGTACAAACCTTGGAACATACTCCCGTCTTTATTCATGGAGGTCCTTTTGCCAATATCGCACATGGATGTAATTCTATTTTAGCAACAAAAATGGCCTTAAAATTAACGGATTATGTTGTAACAGAAGCCGGATTCGCATCCGATTTGGGAGCAGAAAAATTCATTGACATCAAATGTCGAATGGGAGGCTTAACTCCCAATGCTGTTGTCTTAGTCGCAACGGTAAGAGCCATCAAACATCATGGAAATGGTGATTTAGTGAAGGGAATGGCAAACTTGGAAAAACATTTGGAAATTATTCAAAGCTATGGATTACCGGCTGTTGTTGCGATCAATAAATTTGTAACGGATACGGACGAAGAAATTGCTTATATTGAAACATTCTGTAATGAACGAGGAGCTGAAGTATCTCTTTGTGAAGTTTGGGCAAAAGGTGGAGAAGGTGGAATGGATTTAGCGGAAAAAGTATTGAGAGCTATTGATAAAAGTTCCAATGAATACAAACCTTTCTATGATATCAACTTAAGCATCCAAGAAAAAATAGAAAAAATTTGTAAGGAAATCTACGGAGCAGATGGAGTTACTTTCTCCGCTTCCGCAAAAAAAATGTTGACTTTGATTGAGAAAGAAGGCTACAATCATCTACCGGTTTGTATGTCCAAAACCCAAAAATCCATTTCAGACAATGCAAACTTATTAGGAAGACCGACAGGCTTTAAAGTAAGTATCAACGAATTACGTTTAGCTGTCGGTGCTGGATTTGTTATCTGTATGGCGGGAGACATTATTGATATGCCGGGGCTACCAAAAAAACCTGCGGCAGAAGTAATTACCATTTCAGATGACGGAATTATAGACGGACTATTCTAA
- a CDS encoding FprA family A-type flavoprotein, producing MHCVREITKDLYWVGGNDRRITMFENIHPLKDGVSYNSYLLLDKKTVLFDTVDWTIVRQFVENVEYVLDGRTLDYLVINHMEPDHAAAIEEVLLRYPKAKVISTEKGFYLMHQFGFHVDPANQITVKEGDKQNFGKHEIVFVEAPMVHWPEAMVSFDTTNGVLFSADAFGSFKALNGAMFNDEVDFDKDWIDEARRYYTNIVGKYGPHVQHLLGKAPVDQIKFICPLHGPVWRNDFGYLIDKYVKWATYTPEEKAVMIVYASMYGNTENAVEILASKLVQKGIKVRLYDVSNTHVSHLISDTFKYSHVILSSVTYNLGIYPPMHNYLMDMKALNLQNRTFAILENGSWACKVGSLMREFIENNLKKSIVLNETVTLTSSTNEVNLKEMDDLVESIVESMK from the coding sequence ATGCATTGTGTGAGAGAAATAACAAAAGATTTATATTGGGTAGGTGGAAATGACCGAAGAATTACAATGTTTGAAAATATTCATCCATTGAAAGACGGAGTTTCTTACAACTCTTACTTGCTATTAGATAAAAAAACCGTTCTATTTGATACGGTTGACTGGACTATCGTAAGACAATTTGTAGAAAATGTGGAATATGTTTTAGATGGAAGAACTTTAGATTACTTAGTCATCAATCATATGGAACCGGATCATGCAGCAGCGATTGAGGAAGTATTGCTTCGTTATCCAAAAGCAAAGGTCATCAGTACGGAAAAAGGATTTTATCTAATGCATCAGTTTGGATTTCATGTAGATCCTGCAAATCAAATTACTGTAAAAGAAGGAGATAAACAAAATTTTGGAAAACATGAAATTGTTTTCGTAGAAGCTCCTATGGTACACTGGCCGGAAGCTATGGTAAGTTTTGATACAACAAATGGAGTTTTGTTTTCAGCAGATGCTTTCGGAAGTTTTAAAGCTTTAAACGGAGCTATGTTCAATGATGAAGTGGACTTTGATAAAGATTGGATTGATGAAGCAAGAAGATATTATACAAATATTGTTGGAAAATATGGACCTCATGTGCAACATTTATTAGGAAAAGCTCCTGTAGATCAAATTAAATTTATTTGTCCGCTGCACGGTCCCGTATGGAGAAACGATTTTGGATATTTGATTGATAAATATGTAAAATGGGCTACCTATACTCCGGAAGAAAAAGCAGTGATGATAGTTTATGCATCTATGTATGGAAATACGGAAAATGCAGTGGAAATTTTAGCTTCTAAATTAGTTCAAAAAGGAATTAAAGTAAGATTGTATGATGTGTCAAATACACATGTATCTCACTTGATTTCAGATACTTTCAAATACAGTCATGTTATTTTGAGTTCTGTTACTTACAACTTGGGAATTTATCCTCCTATGCATAATTATTTAATGGATATGAAGGCATTGAATTTGCAAAATAGAACTTTCGCTATTTTAGAAAACGGTTCTTGGGCATGTAAGGTTGGAAGTTTAATGAGAGAATTCATTGAAAATAACTTGAAGAAATCTATCGTATTAAATGAAACGGTTACTTTGACTTCTTCTACCAATGAAGTAAACTTGAAAGAAATGGATGACTTGGTGGAAAGTATCGTAGAAAGTATGAAATAA
- the fabG gene encoding 3-oxoacyl-[acyl-carrier-protein] reductase — MNRLEGKIALVTGSARGIGRATVELLAAHGAAMVISCDMVETSFEQENIRHEILDVTDREQIKELVSKIEKEYGKIDILVNNAGITKDNIFLRMSEEQWDAVINVNLKGVFNVTQAVAKGMLKKGSGSIITLSSVVGIYGNIGQTNYSATKGGVISMTKTWAKELTRKGAQIRANCVAPGFIETPMTEALSEEVRTQMANAVPLKRMGSVEDVAKAILFLASDESSYITGQVIEVSGGLVV; from the coding sequence ATGAACAGATTGGAAGGAAAGATAGCTCTGGTAACAGGAAGCGCACGAGGAATTGGTCGAGCTACTGTAGAACTATTAGCCGCTCATGGAGCTGCTATGGTAATTTCTTGTGATATGGTAGAAACGAGTTTCGAACAAGAAAATATCCGTCATGAAATTCTAGATGTAACAGATCGAGAACAGATAAAGGAACTGGTTTCCAAAATAGAAAAAGAATATGGAAAAATTGATATTTTAGTAAATAATGCAGGAATCACAAAAGATAACATTTTCTTGCGGATGAGTGAAGAACAATGGGATGCTGTAATCAATGTAAACTTAAAAGGAGTTTTCAATGTAACACAGGCTGTCGCAAAGGGAATGCTGAAAAAAGGAAGCGGTTCGATTATTACCTTATCTTCTGTAGTGGGAATTTATGGAAATATCGGACAAACAAATTATTCTGCAACGAAAGGTGGAGTCATTTCGATGACAAAAACTTGGGCGAAAGAATTGACACGAAAAGGAGCTCAAATCAGAGCGAATTGTGTTGCACCGGGATTTATTGAAACTCCGATGACAGAAGCCTTATCAGAAGAAGTAAGAACACAAATGGCAAATGCAGTACCATTAAAAAGAATGGGAAGTGTGGAAGATGTTGCAAAAGCAATTTTATTTTTAGCAAGTGACGAATCTTCCTATATTACAGGACAAGTGATCGAAGTATCCGGAGGGCTTGTCGTTTAA
- a CDS encoding acyl-CoA dehydrogenase family protein: MFFKTTEEHEELRAKVREFVETEVKPIAFELDQDNKFPEEAIKKFAKMGMMGLPYPKEYGGAGKDILSYAIAVEELSRVDGGTGVILSAHVSLGTFPIAAFGTEEQKQKYLVPLAKGEKIGAFGLTEPNAGSDAGGTETTAVLEGDHYILNGEKIFITNAPYADIYIVFAVTTPDIGTRGISAFIVEKGWEGFTFGDHYDKLGIRSSSTAQLIFNNVKVPKENLLGKEGKGFNIAMATLDGGRIGIASQALGIAQGAYEEALNYAKEREQFGQPIAFQQAITFKLADMATKLRAARFLVYSAAELKEHHEPYGMESAMAKQYASDVALEIVNDALQIHGGAGYLKGMPVERFYRDAKICTIYEGTNEIQRVVIGAHIIGKAPKPTALAAAPKKKGPVCGIRKNVIFKDGSMQDKVNALVAALKADGYDFTVGIDIDTPILDAERVVSFGKGVGKKENVELVKELAKQAGAALGCSRPVAETLRYLPLNRYVGMSGQKFKGNLYIACGISGAIQHLKGIKDATTIVAINTNGNAAIFKNADYGIVGSIEEVLPLLAAALNNGEDKKPAPPMKKMKRIIPKPVAPSYKLHVCNGCGYEYNPEFGDEDGEVKPGTLFKNLPEGWTCPECGEAVDQFIEVE; the protein is encoded by the coding sequence ATGTTTTTTAAAACAACAGAGGAACACGAAGAACTTCGTGCTAAGGTTCGTGAATTTGTGGAAACAGAGGTAAAACCGATTGCTTTTGAGTTAGATCAAGACAATAAATTTCCGGAAGAAGCCATTAAAAAATTTGCTAAAATGGGGATGATGGGATTGCCTTATCCGAAAGAATATGGAGGAGCTGGAAAAGATATTCTTTCTTATGCCATTGCAGTGGAAGAATTGTCAAGAGTGGATGGAGGGACCGGAGTTATCTTATCTGCACACGTTTCTTTAGGAACTTTCCCGATTGCCGCATTCGGAACAGAAGAGCAAAAGCAAAAATATTTAGTTCCTTTGGCAAAAGGAGAAAAAATTGGAGCTTTTGGTTTAACCGAACCGAATGCCGGATCAGACGCAGGAGGAACGGAAACAACTGCGGTATTGGAAGGGGATCACTATATCTTAAACGGAGAAAAAATCTTCATTACCAATGCTCCTTATGCAGATATTTATATAGTATTCGCTGTGACAACTCCTGATATTGGAACAAGAGGAATTTCCGCTTTCATCGTGGAAAAAGGATGGGAAGGATTTACTTTCGGAGATCATTATGATAAGTTAGGAATTCGATCTTCTTCTACAGCTCAATTGATTTTTAACAATGTAAAAGTTCCAAAAGAAAATCTATTAGGAAAAGAAGGAAAAGGCTTTAACATTGCTATGGCAACTCTAGATGGAGGAAGAATCGGAATCGCTTCTCAAGCTTTAGGAATTGCACAAGGTGCTTATGAAGAAGCCTTGAATTATGCGAAGGAAAGAGAACAATTCGGACAACCGATTGCCTTCCAACAAGCAATTACCTTTAAATTAGCAGATATGGCAACCAAATTAAGAGCGGCAAGATTTTTAGTATACAGTGCTGCAGAATTGAAAGAACATCATGAACCATATGGAATGGAATCTGCTATGGCAAAACAATATGCATCTGATGTTGCATTGGAAATTGTGAATGATGCTCTACAAATTCATGGAGGAGCCGGATATTTAAAAGGAATGCCGGTAGAACGATTCTATCGAGATGCAAAAATTTGTACTATTTATGAAGGAACCAATGAAATTCAAAGAGTTGTTATCGGAGCACATATTATCGGAAAGGCTCCAAAACCAACAGCTCTTGCAGCGGCACCGAAGAAAAAAGGACCGGTTTGTGGAATTCGAAAAAATGTGATTTTCAAAGACGGAAGTATGCAAGACAAAGTAAATGCTTTAGTCGCTGCATTGAAAGCTGACGGTTATGATTTCACAGTAGGAATTGACATAGATACGCCTATTTTAGATGCAGAAAGAGTGGTAAGTTTTGGAAAAGGTGTTGGAAAGAAAGAAAATGTGGAATTGGTAAAAGAATTGGCAAAACAAGCCGGAGCGGCTTTAGGATGTTCCAGACCAGTTGCAGAAACGTTACGATACCTGCCTTTGAATAGATATGTTGGAATGTCAGGGCAAAAATTTAAAGGAAACTTATACATTGCTTGTGGAATTTCGGGAGCAATTCAACACTTAAAGGGAATTAAGGATGCAACAACAATTGTAGCAATCAACACAAATGGAAATGCAGCAATTTTCAAAAATGCAGACTATGGAATCGTAGGTTCTATTGAAGAAGTATTACCTCTATTAGCAGCTGCTTTGAACAATGGAGAAGACAAAAAACCTGCACCTCCAATGAAGAAAATGAAGAGAATTATTCCAAAACCGGTAGCACCGAGCTATAAATTGCATGTATGTAACGGTTGCGGATATGAATACAATCCGGAATTTGGAGATGAAGATGGAGAAGTAAAACCAGGAACTTTATTTAAAAATTTACCGGAAGGATGGACTTGTCCTGAATGTGGTGAAGCTGTCGATCAATTTATTGAAGTAGAATAA
- a CDS encoding chorismate synthase, giving the protein MSWGKILQLSIFGESHGSTVGITISGLLPGITLPMESIKEDLAKRAPGQKLTSPRKEKDEFEIISGIFQGKTTGAPLTVIFRNTNIQSKDYELHTRIPRPSHADFPAQIKYRGFQDIRGGGHFSGRLTAPLVFAGAIAKNILEEKKIQITSRLVEKESLEKILPQLIKEGDSIGASISCQVRGLPIGIGTPFFDSLESSISHLVFSIPGVKGIEFGLGFDFIGKRGSEVNDEYRIEDEKIITTTNYNGGILGGLSNGMPVEFRVVFKPTASIFKVQQSVNMEKHENTELQIQGRHDPCIALRAQVVVEAVAALAILDQIWMGEYYGYIGKI; this is encoded by the coding sequence ATGTCTTGGGGTAAAATATTACAACTTTCTATATTTGGAGAATCTCATGGCAGCACGGTGGGAATTACTATTTCGGGCCTTCTTCCCGGAATAACTCTTCCCATGGAAAGCATTAAAGAGGATTTGGCAAAACGTGCTCCGGGACAAAAGCTCACCAGTCCCAGAAAAGAAAAAGACGAGTTTGAAATTATCAGTGGAATTTTTCAGGGGAAAACAACAGGGGCTCCTCTCACTGTTATTTTCCGTAATACGAATATACAAAGTAAAGATTATGAGCTTCATACAAGAATTCCCAGACCCAGTCATGCTGATTTCCCTGCTCAGATAAAATATAGAGGATTTCAAGATATTCGAGGCGGGGGACATTTTTCCGGTCGTCTGACAGCTCCTCTGGTTTTCGCCGGAGCTATCGCAAAGAATATCTTGGAAGAAAAAAAAATACAAATCACGAGCCGACTGGTTGAAAAAGAAAGCTTAGAAAAAATACTTCCTCAGCTCATCAAAGAAGGAGACTCCATAGGAGCTTCTATTTCCTGTCAGGTAAGAGGACTTCCTATCGGGATTGGAACTCCTTTCTTTGATTCTTTGGAAAGTTCCATTTCTCATCTGGTATTTTCCATTCCCGGAGTCAAAGGAATTGAATTTGGATTAGGCTTTGACTTCATCGGGAAACGAGGAAGTGAAGTCAATGACGAATATCGTATAGAGGACGAAAAAATTATAACAACCACGAATTATAACGGTGGAATCTTAGGAGGGCTCAGCAATGGAATGCCTGTAGAATTTCGAGTGGTTTTCAAGCCGACTGCCAGCATTTTCAAAGTCCAACAGAGTGTAAATATGGAAAAACACGAGAATACGGAGCTTCAGATTCAAGGGAGACATGACCCCTGTATTGCTCTACGAGCTCAGGTCGTCGTAGAAGCCGTAGCCGCTCTTGCTATTTTAGATCAAATTTGGATGGGAGAATATTATGGATACATTGGAAAAATATAG
- the aroA gene encoding 3-phosphoshikimate 1-carboxyvinyltransferase, which produces MKLFSNRLKGKVQVPASKSYCHRYIIAASLAKEMSILHNISLSDDIQSTIEIMKKLGAKIEQREQDFLIQKGDICDNQKNLHFFCSESASTLRFLIPLSLIHHRKASFYGKNALVNRPLSPLFPILKSSGISFRTEGENNLCIQLEGQLKAGEYSLEGNISSQFITGLLFALPLLDGNSHLHILGNLESKAYVDMSLYVLEKFKIQIFREKNHFFIPGKQEYRAYSTTIEGDYSQAAFFLVANSLGNEIEIAGLAKDSKQADFQISSMIQALEEKDPHETLILDGSQCPDIIPILSVKAALTQGKTVFQNIKRLRIKECDRLHATADILNKLGAKVVENSSSLEFEGVSHFRGNSVSSFGDHRMAMMIAVASTRCQGEILLDNATCVSKSYPTFWEDFKSLGGKYVLG; this is translated from the coding sequence ATGAAATTATTCTCAAATAGATTAAAAGGAAAGGTTCAAGTTCCTGCTTCAAAAAGTTATTGTCATCGATATATTATTGCCGCCTCTCTTGCAAAAGAAATGTCCATTCTCCATAACATCAGTTTATCCGATGACATTCAGAGCACTATCGAAATTATGAAGAAACTGGGAGCAAAAATTGAGCAAAGGGAACAAGACTTTCTTATTCAAAAAGGAGATATCTGTGACAACCAAAAAAATCTTCATTTTTTTTGTTCCGAGTCTGCTTCCACGCTTCGATTTTTAATTCCCCTTTCTCTAATTCATCATAGAAAGGCATCCTTTTATGGAAAGAATGCTTTAGTAAACAGACCATTAAGTCCCTTGTTTCCTATTTTAAAGTCTTCCGGCATTTCATTTCGGACCGAGGGAGAAAATAATTTATGTATTCAATTGGAGGGTCAATTAAAAGCGGGAGAGTATTCTTTAGAAGGAAATATAAGCTCTCAATTTATTACCGGACTTTTATTCGCCCTACCCTTATTGGATGGAAATTCTCATTTGCATATTTTAGGGAATTTAGAATCAAAAGCTTATGTGGACATGAGTTTATATGTTTTAGAAAAATTTAAGATACAGATTTTTCGAGAAAAGAATCATTTTTTCATTCCGGGAAAGCAAGAATACCGAGCCTATTCTACTACAATAGAGGGAGATTATTCTCAGGCCGCTTTCTTTTTGGTCGCAAACTCCTTAGGGAATGAAATCGAAATAGCAGGTTTAGCGAAAGATTCCAAACAAGCCGATTTCCAAATCTCATCCATGATACAAGCCTTGGAAGAAAAAGATCCTCACGAAACTTTGATTCTTGATGGAAGTCAATGCCCCGATATTATTCCTATTCTCAGTGTGAAGGCAGCTTTGACACAAGGAAAAACTGTGTTCCAAAATATCAAACGCCTTAGAATAAAAGAATGTGACCGTCTTCATGCTACAGCAGATATTTTAAATAAACTGGGGGCAAAAGTTGTAGAAAATTCTTCCTCCTTGGAGTTTGAAGGAGTTTCTCATTTCAGAGGAAATTCTGTGTCCAGCTTCGGGGATCATAGGATGGCCATGATGATTGCCGTTGCTTCAACCCGTTGTCAGGGAGAAATTCTTTTAGACAATGCAACATGTGTTTCCAAATCTTATCCAACATTTTGGGAAGATTTTAAAAGCTTAGGAGGTAAGTATGTCTTGGGGTAA